AGGAATAGAGCTTACTTGTTCGACGATCCAACTATCTAAGCCTTCTAAGAGAGAATCAGCTTTTTCGAATCTTTTATTAATTAGTTTTCTGTCACCTCTATTAAAAACTGAAATATCTTTCTTTAAACTTTTGCTTATAAGATCTCCCATTTTTATGATGTTATGTGGATCATGCCAAACATGAGGATCTAGTCCTCCATGGTCATGATGATGATGATGCCCCTCTCCTTCGTCTGGTACTTGCGCTATTGGTTCTACATCACTATTTGAAACGTCTTTAAAAAAGTGTTGAGTTGCTTCAAACTCAAAAGGCATGTGTTCAGTAAAAAATATATATTGACCATCTTCTTTGATATCCACGTTAAAAACAGTACTTTCTTTTCTTTGATCAAAGTTAAGAACAAAAGCTTTATTACTGGCTATCAAAGTACCATCATTTTTTCTGCTTATTGAGTCTTTAGATCCTAATAGTTCTTTAGCTAAATCTTCAGACCCTTCTATGTCATTAGATTTGAGAATCACCATCTTCATTGCAGGATCTGCATATTCTCCATCGACTTTTTCAAATGACCATTTGTAAGAACCCTTAGAAAGTTGGAATTTGCCTGCCCATTCGAAAGCACCCTCAGCGTGATCATCATGTCCACCATGATCTGAGTGATCGTCGTGACCACCATGATCAGAGTGGTCATCTACCTTAGCTGAATGTTCAGCATGATCGTCATGTCCACCATGGTCTGAGTGATCATCATTACCTCCATGATCAGAATGATCATCTACGTCTATTGCGCTAACACCTACTACAACAGTATTCTTTTTATTTTCCCAATTTCTCATACTTGGAGTCATTTCTTTACCAAGAGTAAATACTTTGTCTGCGCTATTTAGTAATTGAGCTTGCCTTGGATTGATCTTTAAGTCATGAACATCTTGTTTTCTATCTACTAAGCATGTAACTTCGTCAGATGGTAATGCAATTGATTTAACTAAATCACAAACTAGTGGTTCTACTGCTACGTATGATTTTCCTTTAGCCATAACATCCTGCCCAAAACCAGAAAATATAATCGTTCCAGCGATTAGGGAATTTTTAATAATTGACTTGCTCGAACCTGTTCTATTTGTTAAAAGTCTTTTAAAAATTGACATGAAAAATTATAAAATACTTAAAAATGATAATCATTTTCATTATACCTGACAAGCAAAGGTATCAAATGTTATGAAA
The Prochlorococcus marinus str. GP2 genome window above contains:
- a CDS encoding metal ABC transporter solute-binding protein, Zn/Mn family produces the protein MSIFKRLLTNRTGSSKSIIKNSLIAGTIIFSGFGQDVMAKGKSYVAVEPLVCDLVKSIALPSDEVTCLVDRKQDVHDLKINPRQAQLLNSADKVFTLGKEMTPSMRNWENKKNTVVVGVSAIDVDDHSDHGGNDDHSDHGGHDDHAEHSAKVDDHSDHGGHDDHSDHGGHDDHAEGAFEWAGKFQLSKGSYKWSFEKVDGEYADPAMKMVILKSNDIEGSEDLAKELLGSKDSISRKNDGTLIASNKAFVLNFDQRKESTVFNVDIKEDGQYIFFTEHMPFEFEATQHFFKDVSNSDVEPIAQVPDEGEGHHHHHDHGGLDPHVWHDPHNIIKMGDLISKSLKKDISVFNRGDRKLINKRFEKADSLLEGLDSWIVEQVSSIPEGNRVIVSKHKAMEYYGDAFGFETISLLDFLGDSSSLRPDNISSTLKMLNEENVQAIFPEQIPASKLLRNLSRQSSVPLASNQIFVDGLMMDGNTVSVAVHNTCTIVDSLGGSCDKESGSNLESEWNKLSD